CCGGCGGCAAGGCGCTGCCAGTCATCTGCGATATTCGCGATGAGGCCCAGGTGATCGCGGCGGTTGATAAGACCGTCGCCGAATTCGGTGGCATCAATATCTGCGTCAACAACGCCAGCGCCATCAGCCTGACCGACTCCCAGGCAACCGACATGAAGCGGTTCGACCTGATGATGGGCATCAACACCCGCGGCACTTTTATGGTGTCGAAGTATTGTATCCCGCACCTGACGAAGGCCGAAAACCCGCACATCCTGATGCTGTCGCCGCCGCTCGACATGAAGGCGAAATGGTTCGAGCACTCCACCGCCTATACGATGGCGAAGTTCGGCATGAGCATGTGCGTGCTGGGACTATCGGCCGAACTGAAGAGTGCGGGCGTCGCGGTCAACGCGCTGTGGCCGCGCACTACGATCGCTACCGCCGCGGTCGGCAATCTTCTGGGGGGCGATGCCATGATGCGCGCGAGCCGCACGCCCGAGATCGTGGGAGATGCGGCTTATGTCATCCTCACAAAGCCGTCGCGCGAGTTCACCGGGCAGTTCTGTATCGATGACAAGCTGCTGTATGCCAGCGGAGTGCGTGATTTCGACCGCTATCGCGTCGATGCCTCGGTCCCGCTGGCGTCGGACTTCTTCGTGCCTGACGATGACGCGCCGCCGCCCGGCGTCACGGTAATGCCCCTGCGCTAAGCCGGCGCCTTTGCCACTGCGTCAACGTCGGCTTCGGGGCCAATGACAGACATCAGGCTGCGGGCCATGGTGCAGGAGCGGCCTGTCCGGGTCATCCGGACGAGGATCGATAGCCCGGGATCAACGAAGTCGACGCTTATGCACGGGGCACGATCCGCAAAAATCGGACTACCAACTTGTTGGCGCGCGCCAGATCCTCCAGTGCGTCGGCCAAATCAAGATCGGCTCATCGGCCCAAGCATTGTACCAAACCCCCAATTTTCGGCGGCATGGAAAACGCAGTGGCGCAACGCCAGTCTTATCGAGTTCGCCGACTTCTAAATCGCAATCTTCCGGCGCGAGTTGGATCGGTAGCCACGGCATGGCCCACACGAAATCTAGCGCCTAGAGGGTGCGTGTAACTAATGCCGCCACCCGCCTCTGGAAGCCACTGATCTGTCTGAACGCATCCCGCCGCTCTGACCCTTCAGGCAGCCGTTGTGCGGCTTCCCATAGGGTCACCAGCAACCGCGCCATATCTATCAGTTCATTAAATTCGAGCATTCCAACGATGCGTTGGCTCAATGTTGAGTCCTCCTGGTAGGAACGGATCAATGTAAGGGAGGATCGCGGCTTGATGGCGCGGTCAGTAAGGGAAGAGAGTAAAGTGCAACTCGCCGTATCGATGCAGTTGCCGCGCGGAACTATTGGCGCAGCAAAAGGTGCTCTTCTCCACGCACGTCGCATAGCATCGATGTCCTTCTCCTACCCATGTCGAATACGAGGATCAGCCAGCATTTGCGGCATTCCGCGCGTCATGAAGTTGTCATACGCAGACTGGCGCATTCCACCCGGCCCTCTGGGTTTCGAA
This genomic interval from Bradyrhizobium sp. NP1 contains the following:
- a CDS encoding NAD(P)-dependent oxidoreductase, whose translation is MSSLRGKTLFISGASRGIGLAIALRAARDGANIAIAAKTAEPHPKLKGTIFTAADEVRAAGGKALPVICDIRDEAQVIAAVDKTVAEFGGINICVNNASAISLTDSQATDMKRFDLMMGINTRGTFMVSKYCIPHLTKAENPHILMLSPPLDMKAKWFEHSTAYTMAKFGMSMCVLGLSAELKSAGVAVNALWPRTTIATAAVGNLLGGDAMMRASRTPEIVGDAAYVILTKPSREFTGQFCIDDKLLYASGVRDFDRYRVDASVPLASDFFVPDDDAPPPGVTVMPLR